From Hylaeus volcanicus isolate JK05 chromosome 2, UHH_iyHylVolc1.0_haploid, whole genome shotgun sequence, the proteins below share one genomic window:
- the LOC128872195 gene encoding ragulator complex protein LAMTOR3-A isoform X3: MQELKKFLNGLLSSVEGLHSILITDRDGVPVISVADEKAPELAMRASFLSTFGMATDQGSKLGLGKNKTIICMYSSYQVVQMNKLPLVISFIASHDCNTGHILSLENKIDPILSNLKNAVVEA; encoded by the exons atgcag GAACTAAAGAAGTTTCTGAACGGACTTCTTAGCAGCGTAGAAGGTCTTCATAGTATATTGATAACAGACAGGGATGGAGTGCCTGTTATATCTGTTGCCGATGAAAAGGCTCCAGAATTGGCTATGAGGGCAAGTTTCTTATCTACATTTGGAATGGCAACTGATCAAGGAAGTAAACTAGGACTTGGAAAAAATAAGACTATCATATGCATGTACAGTAGTTATCAg GTTGTTCAAATGAACAAACTACCATTAGTCATTAGTTTTATTGCTAGTCATGACTGTAATACAGGCCACATTTTATCTTTGGAAAATAAGATCGATCCAATCttgagtaatttaaaaaatgcagtAGTGGAAGCCTGA
- the LOC128884857 gene encoding SET domain-containing protein SmydA-8-like isoform X1, with product MTMEQKAKNVGIPPLKYKIARTEKLGRYLQAAKNLAAGEVILREKPVAVGPMTTSQDYVCFACLRLLPKIRRGTQYYCLKCNVAPLCSTACKEESKHHTPDECEILEKNRDLLTDKIADVIGVLLPLRLWLLKQRNPELWAQIEPMEAHIDKRRNTSVWKDREENVINVVRALRLIPEEEASTDLLQQLCGILDVNTFELRSPGGLDGLLLRGLYMEASLMAHDCRGNTHLTVDNDFQLTVYASLPINEGDPIFFNYTSSLLGTSGRREHLRGGKYFECECSLCMDPYEMGSYMSSILCPRCREGFIGVQNPLTINPYGRGVKWQCDKCRRSIGGRLVRATLDITRTLIDNTDDDDIKGLETLTAKLSRSLHTNHFLMLSLKQKLLAAYRKEVASPNPQKKVMMRMLDTCKEMCNVLEVVEPGISRLKGIMLYEMHLPLVLLANRAYAAREINSTDLASRLEEAGSLLKKSLTMLLLEPADTPEGKLAKRALQELKALNQNIADVKSITTIDDTRFHNKRKSHKNKSNTKK from the exons ATGACGATGGAGCAAAAGGCAAAGAACGTCGGGATCCCCCCGTTAAAGTATAAGATTGCACGCACTGAAAAACTCGGCag gTATTTGCAGGCAGCAAAAAATCTGGCAGCAGGCGAAGTGATACTTCGAGAAAAACCGGTTGCCGTTGGACCAATGACGACCAGTCAGGATTACGTCTGTTTCGCGTGTTTGCGTTTGTTACCAAAAATCAGAAGAGGCACGCAATATTACTGCCTCAAGTGCAACGTTGCACCTTTATGCAGCACTGCCTGCAag GAGGAGTCAAAGCATCATACTCCAGACGAATGCGAAATACTTGAAAAGAATAGAGACCTGCTGACCGACAAAATAGCTGACGTCATCGGTGTGTTGCTGCCTCTGAGATTATGGCTTCTGAAACAAAGGAATCCAGAGTTATGGGCCCAAATAGAGCCCATGGAAGCTCATATagataaaagaagaaatacgTCCGTTTGGAAAGACAGGGAGGAAAacgttataaat GTCGTGAGGGCACTTCGTCTGATTCCTGAAGAAGAAGCGTCTACAGATCTCTTACAGCAGCTTTGCGGTATCTTAGACGTAAACACATTCGAGTTGAGATCTCCGGGAGGTCTGGACGGTCTCCTTTTGCGAGGTTTATATATGGAGGCCTCCCTCATGGCTCACGATTGCAGAGGAAACACTCACCTTACCGTAGATAACGACTTTCAGCTCACCGTGTACGCCAGTCTGCCGATCAACGAAGGCGACCctattttcttcaattacaCCTCGTCGCTTTTG GGAACGTCAGGTAGGAGGGAGCACCTGCGTGGAGGAAAGTACTTCGAGTGCGAGTGCTCGTTATGCATGGACCCCTACGAGATGGGCTCGTACATGAGCAGCATCCTGTGCCCCAGGTGTAGAGAAGGTTTCATAGGAGTGCAAAATCCTTTAACGATAAATCCCTATGGAAGGGGTGTAAAATGGCAATGCGATAAGTGCAGAAGAAGCATCGGGGGTCGTCTCGTGCGAGCCACTTTGGACATAACAAGAACCCTCATCGATAACACGGACGACGACGATATCaaa GGTCTCGAAACGTTGACGGCGAAACTGTCGCGTTCTCTGCACACGAATCATTTCTTGATGTTATCCTTGAAGCAGAAATTGTTGGCAGCGTACAGGAAAGAAGTGGCATCGCCGAATCCACAGAAGAAAGTTATGATGAGAATGCTAGACACGTGCAAGGAAATGTGCAACGTGTTAGAAGTGGTCGAGCCGGGGATATCTCGATTAAAAg gAATAATGTTGTACGAGATGCACTTGCCATTGGTACTGTTAGCGAACAGAGCATACGCTgcacgtgaaattaattcgacgGATCTTGCTTCGCGCCTGGAGGAAGCCGGAAGTCTGTTGAAGAAATCCCTAACGATGCTTCTTTTAGAACCAGCAGACACCCCAGAGGGAAAATTGGCTAAACGAGCCCTGCAAGAATTGAAAGCTCTAAATCAAAATATAGCTGACGTTAAATCAATCACCACCATCGATGACACGCGTTTCCACAACAAAAGGAAATCGCATAAGAATAAATCCAATacgaagaaatga
- the LOC128885242 gene encoding SET domain-containing protein SmydA-8: MSQQNSGPVADVEVRSTATFKVLQNDKVGRYMVANKELAAGEEIVTEMPFVVGPKAFTYPLCLSCYTPWPFTADKTLCSKCGWPVCSAECENQPQHKDYECQIFVEANEKFNASAALEETNPNGVPQLECVTPLRLLLESERNPERWNKEVRDMEAHNKIRSQKEHWKSDHVNVVEYLRKRLKLERFSEERIQTACGILEINTFEVRTANGFSARALYPTVALMNHSCVSNTCHSISPTDYRIRLRTTLKVPPGGELYGSYTHSLLPTMLRREHLLEGKHFACACPRCSDPTELGTHMSSLKCNKCDNGIVLSLDSLDPDSSWKCTHCEFTTSGAAVRKVLQIIHADVEAVEAISGADGADAIQQRETVMKKYHSVLHPRHAFNTMLRHSLTQMYGRVDEYLLDDLPDIVLEHKIDMCKLLLQVLDVVEPGHSRIRGMTLYELHAPLLFIAKTQWNAGVIDEAALKSKMIEASEILKESAMILSLEPPDTPEGQIGLVAKESLVQLEQSISDL; this comes from the exons ATGTCGCAGCAAAATTCG gGACCTGTAGCTGATGTAGAGGTGAGAAGCACGGCGACGTTCAAAGTTCTTCAAAATGACAAAGTCGGAAG GTACATGGTGGCCAACAAGGAATTGGCAGCAGGCGAGGAAATCGTCACTGAAATGCCATTTGTGGTCGGCCCAAAGGCATTCACTTATCCCTTATGTCTTTCCTGTTACACACCTTGGCCGTTTACGGCCGACAAAACGCTTTGTTCTAAATGCGGGTGGCCAGTTTGCTCCGCGGAATGCGAGAACCAGCCCCAGCACAAAGATTACGAATGTCAG ATATTCGTAGAAGCGAATGAAAAGTTCAACGCGTCAGCGGCTTTGGAAGAGACTAATCCGAACGGAGTCCCTCAGTTGGAGTGTGTAACGCCGTTGAGGCTGCTCTTGGAGTCTGAGAGGAATCCTGAAAGATGGAACAAAGAGGTGAGAGACATGGAGGCCCATAATAAAATAAGGAGCCAAAAGGAACATTGGAAATCGGATCATGTGAACGTTGTGGAATATTTGAGAAAGAGACTCAAATTGGAAAG attcTCAGAGGAACGCATTCAAACAGCCTGTGgaattttggaaataaatactttcgaaGTTCGAACAGCGAACGGATTCAGCGCCAGGGCTCTCTATCCAACAGTTGCACTAATGAATCACTCTTGTGTCTCCAATACATGCCACAGTATTTCTCCAACGGATTACag AATACGGTTGCGCACCACGTTAAAAGTTCCACCGGGTGGTGAACTGTATGGCAGTTACACACATTCATTATTGCCGACGATGCTAAGGAGAGAACACCTTCTCGAAGGGAAACATTTCGCGTGCGCTTGCCCGAGATGCTCGGACCCAACTGAGCTTGGAACTCACATGTCTTCGTTAAAGTGTAACAAGTGTGATAATGGAATCGTGTTATCTCTGGACTCTCTAG ATCCTGATAGCTCCTGGAAATGCACTCACTGTGAATTTACAACCAGTGGAGCAGCCGTTCGAAAAGTGCTGCAAATTATACACGCGGATGTTGAGGCAGTGGAGGCAATCAGTGGAGCAGATGGAGCTGATGCCATTCAGCAAAGAGAAACGGTCATGAAAAAGTACCACTCTGTTCTGCATCCCCGTCATGCTTTCAATACCATGTTAag GCATTCGTTAACACAGATGTATGGTCGTGTTGATGAGTACCTCCTAGATGATCTACCAGACATCGTATTGGAGCATAAAATTGATATGTGTAAGTTACTGCTGCAGGTATTGGATGTTGTCGAGCCTGGCCATTCCCGTATAAGAG GAATGACGTTGTACGAGCTCCATGCACCGCTGCTTTTCATCGCCAAAACGCAATGGAACGCCGGAGTGATCGACGAAGCTGCATTGAAATCAAAAATGATCGAAGCATCAGAAATCTTGAAGGAATCAGCGATGATCTTGAGCCTGGAGCCACCGGATACGCCTGAAGGGCAAATAGGTCTCGTCGCGAAAGAATCGTTGGTCCAACTCGAGCAATCGATCAgtgatttataa
- the LOC128885245 gene encoding voltage-dependent anion-selective channel-like, producing the protein MAPPTYGDLGKSARDVFGQGYHFGLIKLDVKTKTSSGVEFSSGGVSNQDTGKVFGTLETKYKVKDYGLTFSEKWNTDNTLATDVTLADKLLNGLTLGYSCTFSPQTGTKTGKLKTSYKHENVSANADFDLSLSTGPLINTSFVVGHQGWLAGYQACFDTQRNKLTKNNFALGFTASDFALHTAVDNGREFSGSIYHKVKSDLQGAINLAWNSSNNVTQFGIGTKYNLDADASIRAKINSHLQIGLGYQQKLRDGVTLTLSTNIDGKNFGSGGHKIGFALDLEA; encoded by the exons ATGGCTCCACCAACATACGGTGACTTAGGCAAGAGTGCTCGAGATGTATTTGGCCAAGGTTATCACTTTGGTTTAATTAAGTTAGATGTTAAAACAAAAACCAGCTCTGGTGTTGAGTTCTCCAGTGGCGGAGTATCCAATCAAGATACTGGAAAGGTATTTGGTACTTTAGAAACCAAATACAAAGTCAAAGATTATGGGTTGACATTTAGCGAAAAGTGGAACACCGATAACACACTTGCAACTGACGTGACTTTGGCTGATAAATTGCTCAATGGTCTTACTCTTGGTTACAGTTGCACCTTCTCCCCACAAACAGG gaCCAAGACTGGAAAGTTGAAAACGAGTTATAAACACGAAAATGTATCTGCTAATGCTGATTTTGATCTTAGCCTTTCTACTGGTCCTCTTATCAATACATCATTCGTTGTAGGACATCAAG GATGGTTGGCTGGTTATCAGGCTTGCTTTGATACGCAAAGAAATAAGCttacaaagaataattttgcaCTTGGATTCACTGCTTCTGATTTTGCTCTTCATACAGCAGT GGATAACGGGCGTGAGTTCAGTGGCTCTATTTATCATAAAGTAAAGTCAGACCTACAAGGAGCAATTAATCTTGCTTGGAATTCTAGTAATAATGTTACACAATTTGGAATTGgtacaaaatataatcttGATGCAGATGCAAGTATTAGAGCGAAGATCAATTCTCATCTCCAAATAGGTTTGGgatatcaacaaaaattacgtgatg GTGTAACCTTGACACTTTCTACAAATATTGATGGAAAGAACTTTGGTTCTGGTGGACACAAGATTGGTTTCGCATTAGACCTTGAAGCTTAA
- the LOC128872195 gene encoding ragulator complex protein LAMTOR3-A isoform X1: MNHCEPLANCHTISCSLFFLDLYLLIQIELETKFLFYRSSFAAIALKNDLRVTKRLLPGLLKMTAELKKFLNGLLSSVEGLHSILITDRDGVPVISVADEKAPELAMRASFLSTFGMATDQGSKLGLGKNKTIICMYSSYQVVQMNKLPLVISFIASHDCNTGHILSLENKIDPILSNLKNAVVEA, encoded by the exons ATGAACCACTGTGAACCACTAGCGAACTGTCACACGATCAGCTGTTCACTCTTCTTCCTTGACCTTTATTTGCTAATTCAAATCGagctcgaaacgaaatttctattttatcgtTCCTCTTTCGCCGCTATTGCGCTAAAAAACG ATTTGAGAGTTACGAAACGTTTATTACCAGGATTATTGAAAATGACAGCA GAACTAAAGAAGTTTCTGAACGGACTTCTTAGCAGCGTAGAAGGTCTTCATAGTATATTGATAACAGACAGGGATGGAGTGCCTGTTATATCTGTTGCCGATGAAAAGGCTCCAGAATTGGCTATGAGGGCAAGTTTCTTATCTACATTTGGAATGGCAACTGATCAAGGAAGTAAACTAGGACTTGGAAAAAATAAGACTATCATATGCATGTACAGTAGTTATCAg GTTGTTCAAATGAACAAACTACCATTAGTCATTAGTTTTATTGCTAGTCATGACTGTAATACAGGCCACATTTTATCTTTGGAAAATAAGATCGATCCAATCttgagtaatttaaaaaatgcagtAGTGGAAGCCTGA
- the LOC128872193 gene encoding erlin-2-B-like, whose product MFDQSIIGICFFIWLAVVFNFSLHRIEEGHVGVYFRGGALLPQVSNPGFHMMIPLLTIYRSVQVTLQTDEVKNVPCGTSGGVMIYFDRIEVVNILDANSVYNIVKSFTADYDQTLIFNKIHHELNQFCSVHTLHEVYIDLFDQIDENLKTALQKDLNDLAPGLRIHAVRVTKPKIPETIRKNYELMEAEKTKLLISMQHQKVVEKDAETDRKKAIIEAEKQAQVSKIYYNQNIMEKESLQRIVEIDNAMHLATEKSHSDAEYYQMKMHAEANKLLLTKEYLELKKYEALAQNAKIYFGEHIPKMFMYDSRSNEPAVHSSVEVKEVKET is encoded by the exons ATGTTTGATCAAAGCATTATTGGAATATGCTTCTTTATATGGTTAGCAGTTGTTTTCAACTTTTCTTTACACCGTATAGAAGAAGGTCATGTCGGTGTTTATTTTagg GGTGGGGCATTATTGCCTCAAGTGAGCAATCCTGGCTTTCATATGATGATACCTTTATTGACAATATACCGTTCGGTTCAAGTTACATTACAAACGGATGAAGTAAAGAATGTACCATGTGGCACCAGTGGCGGTGTGATGATTTACTTTGATCGCATAGaagttgtaaatatattgGATGCGAATAGCG tatataaCATAGTGAAAAGCTTCACAGCAGATTATGAtcaaactttaatattcaataaGATTCATCACGAGTTGAATCAATTCTGCTCTGTGCACACATTGCACGAAGTATACATAGATTTATTTGATCAAATAGATGAAAACTTAAAAACTGCTCTGCAGAAAGACTTAAACGATCTAGCACCTGGCTTACGTATTCATGCTGTTAGAGTTACTAAGCCTAAAATTCCAGAAACTAtcagaaaaaattatgaattaat GGAAGCAGAGAAAACaaagttattaatatctaTGCAACATCAAAAAGTAGTAGAAAAAGATGCAGAAACTGACAGGAAAAAAGCTATTATCGAAGCAGAAAAACAAGCacaagtttcaaaaatttactATAATCAGAATATCATGGAAAAGGAATCTCTTCAAAGAATAGTTGAGATCGATAATGCTATGCATTTGGCAACAGAGAAAAGCCATTCTGATGCTGAGTACtatcaaatgaaaatgcatGCAGAGGCAAACAAACTACTTCTTACTAAAGAATATTTAGAGCTGAAGAAGTATGAAGCACTGgcacaaaatgcgaaaatatattttggcGAACACATAccaaaaatgtttatgtatGACAGTAGGTCAAACGAACCTGCTGTACATTCCAGTGTAGAAGTTAAAGAGGTTAAAGAgacttaa
- the LOC128872195 gene encoding ragulator complex protein LAMTOR3-A isoform X2: MHLRVTKRLLPGLLKMTAELKKFLNGLLSSVEGLHSILITDRDGVPVISVADEKAPELAMRASFLSTFGMATDQGSKLGLGKNKTIICMYSSYQVVQMNKLPLVISFIASHDCNTGHILSLENKIDPILSNLKNAVVEA, translated from the exons ATGC ATTTGAGAGTTACGAAACGTTTATTACCAGGATTATTGAAAATGACAGCA GAACTAAAGAAGTTTCTGAACGGACTTCTTAGCAGCGTAGAAGGTCTTCATAGTATATTGATAACAGACAGGGATGGAGTGCCTGTTATATCTGTTGCCGATGAAAAGGCTCCAGAATTGGCTATGAGGGCAAGTTTCTTATCTACATTTGGAATGGCAACTGATCAAGGAAGTAAACTAGGACTTGGAAAAAATAAGACTATCATATGCATGTACAGTAGTTATCAg GTTGTTCAAATGAACAAACTACCATTAGTCATTAGTTTTATTGCTAGTCATGACTGTAATACAGGCCACATTTTATCTTTGGAAAATAAGATCGATCCAATCttgagtaatttaaaaaatgcagtAGTGGAAGCCTGA
- the LOC128872194 gene encoding glyoxylate reductase/hydroxypyruvate reductase-like yields the protein MRPRVLVTSNDVPSAGIDLLRTKCDVTIIQSSNIEREDLLQALPGHDAVFIAKHHSVNTEFLNIAGPTLKVISTMSAGYDYLDVPEIKRRGIKVGHTPMVLSNAVADIAVLLTLSASRRAHEGRLKLEQDQYERRLDWLLGQDIEGSTVGIVGLGNIGQAIVKRLKGFEVGRFIYTGHSRKKAGDDLGAHFVSLDELLEQSDFVIVVVPLNNETRGMFNDNTFGKMKKTAVLVNVSRGQVVNTDALVKALKNKTIFAAGLDVTNPEPLPPDHELLKLPNAVVTPHIGSATMKTRRNMSITAAQNILNGLEGKPLVYEV from the exons ATGAGGCCTCGTGTATTGGTCACCAGTAACGATGTACCTTCTGCTGGCATAGATCTTCTTCGCACAAA ATGCGATGTCACAATAATTCAAAGTTCGAATATCGAACGGGAAGATTTATTGCAAGCACTGCCTGGTCACGATGCGGTCTTTATAGCTAAACATCATAGTGTAAACACTGAATTTCTTAACATTGCAG GACCAACGTTAAAGGTGATTTCAACGATGTCAGCTGGTTACGATTATCTGGATGTGcctgaaattaaaagaagaggAATCAAAGTTGGACATACGCCTATGGTTTTATCGAACGCGGTTGCAGATATTGCTGTACTTCTAACATTGAGCGCATCGAGACGAGCTCACGAAGGACGACTAAAACTGgaaca aGATCAGTATGAACGCCGTCTTGATTGGCTGCTTGGTCAAGATATAGAAGGATCAACAGTGGGTATAGTTGGTCTGGGCAACATTGGACAAGCTATTGTTAAACGACTGAAGGGATTCGAAGTTggtcgttttatttatacaggcCATTCTCGTAAAAAAGCGG GAGACGACTTAGGGGCTCACTTCGTATCTCTCGACGAGCTTCTCGAACAAAGTGACTTTGTAATCGTCGTTGTTCCGTTGAACAACGAAACAAGAGGAATGTTTAATGATAACACTtttggaaaaatgaagaaaaccGCGGTACTTGTAAACGTTAGTCGTGGACAAGTTGTAAACACGGATGCGCTAGTCaaagcattgaaaaataaaacaattttcgcGGCTGGCCTCGATGTCACGAATCCTGAACCATTGCCACCTGACCATGAACTTCTTAAACTTCCAAATGCTG TGGTCACACCTCACATAGGCAGTGCTACTATGAAGACTCGACGTAATATGTCAATTACTGCAGCACAAAACATTCTCAATGGGTTAGAGGGTAAGCCATTGGTGTACGAAGTCTAA
- the LOC128884857 gene encoding SET domain-containing protein SmydA-8-like isoform X2 — MTTSQDYVCFACLRLLPKIRRGTQYYCLKCNVAPLCSTACKEESKHHTPDECEILEKNRDLLTDKIADVIGVLLPLRLWLLKQRNPELWAQIEPMEAHIDKRRNTSVWKDREENVINVVRALRLIPEEEASTDLLQQLCGILDVNTFELRSPGGLDGLLLRGLYMEASLMAHDCRGNTHLTVDNDFQLTVYASLPINEGDPIFFNYTSSLLGTSGRREHLRGGKYFECECSLCMDPYEMGSYMSSILCPRCREGFIGVQNPLTINPYGRGVKWQCDKCRRSIGGRLVRATLDITRTLIDNTDDDDIKGLETLTAKLSRSLHTNHFLMLSLKQKLLAAYRKEVASPNPQKKVMMRMLDTCKEMCNVLEVVEPGISRLKGIMLYEMHLPLVLLANRAYAAREINSTDLASRLEEAGSLLKKSLTMLLLEPADTPEGKLAKRALQELKALNQNIADVKSITTIDDTRFHNKRKSHKNKSNTKK, encoded by the exons ATGACGACCAGTCAGGATTACGTCTGTTTCGCGTGTTTGCGTTTGTTACCAAAAATCAGAAGAGGCACGCAATATTACTGCCTCAAGTGCAACGTTGCACCTTTATGCAGCACTGCCTGCAag GAGGAGTCAAAGCATCATACTCCAGACGAATGCGAAATACTTGAAAAGAATAGAGACCTGCTGACCGACAAAATAGCTGACGTCATCGGTGTGTTGCTGCCTCTGAGATTATGGCTTCTGAAACAAAGGAATCCAGAGTTATGGGCCCAAATAGAGCCCATGGAAGCTCATATagataaaagaagaaatacgTCCGTTTGGAAAGACAGGGAGGAAAacgttataaat GTCGTGAGGGCACTTCGTCTGATTCCTGAAGAAGAAGCGTCTACAGATCTCTTACAGCAGCTTTGCGGTATCTTAGACGTAAACACATTCGAGTTGAGATCTCCGGGAGGTCTGGACGGTCTCCTTTTGCGAGGTTTATATATGGAGGCCTCCCTCATGGCTCACGATTGCAGAGGAAACACTCACCTTACCGTAGATAACGACTTTCAGCTCACCGTGTACGCCAGTCTGCCGATCAACGAAGGCGACCctattttcttcaattacaCCTCGTCGCTTTTG GGAACGTCAGGTAGGAGGGAGCACCTGCGTGGAGGAAAGTACTTCGAGTGCGAGTGCTCGTTATGCATGGACCCCTACGAGATGGGCTCGTACATGAGCAGCATCCTGTGCCCCAGGTGTAGAGAAGGTTTCATAGGAGTGCAAAATCCTTTAACGATAAATCCCTATGGAAGGGGTGTAAAATGGCAATGCGATAAGTGCAGAAGAAGCATCGGGGGTCGTCTCGTGCGAGCCACTTTGGACATAACAAGAACCCTCATCGATAACACGGACGACGACGATATCaaa GGTCTCGAAACGTTGACGGCGAAACTGTCGCGTTCTCTGCACACGAATCATTTCTTGATGTTATCCTTGAAGCAGAAATTGTTGGCAGCGTACAGGAAAGAAGTGGCATCGCCGAATCCACAGAAGAAAGTTATGATGAGAATGCTAGACACGTGCAAGGAAATGTGCAACGTGTTAGAAGTGGTCGAGCCGGGGATATCTCGATTAAAAg gAATAATGTTGTACGAGATGCACTTGCCATTGGTACTGTTAGCGAACAGAGCATACGCTgcacgtgaaattaattcgacgGATCTTGCTTCGCGCCTGGAGGAAGCCGGAAGTCTGTTGAAGAAATCCCTAACGATGCTTCTTTTAGAACCAGCAGACACCCCAGAGGGAAAATTGGCTAAACGAGCCCTGCAAGAATTGAAAGCTCTAAATCAAAATATAGCTGACGTTAAATCAATCACCACCATCGATGACACGCGTTTCCACAACAAAAGGAAATCGCATAAGAATAAATCCAATacgaagaaatga
- the LOC128885243 gene encoding COP9 signalosome complex subunit 4, with protein sequence MVVTAAAVRQQLTNLAYSGGSHKDQAEKYRVILDSILSSSGEELVDALKIFIEAIVNEYVSLVISRQVLTDVSNRLLLLPDEISKAVSHYTLDKIQPRVISFEEQVASIRQHLADIYERNQNWREAANVLVGIPLETGQKQYTVDYKLETYLKIARLYLEDDDPVQAEAFINRASLLQAESKNEQLQIYYKVCYARVLDYRRKFIEAAQRYNELSYRSIIHEDERMTALRNALICTVLASAGQQRSRMLATLFKDERCQQLPAYSILEKMYLDRIIRRSELQEFEALLQPHQKACTIDGLGSTILDRAVIEHNLLSASKLYNNITFEELGALLEIPPTKAEKIASQMITESRMNGYIDQIDSIVHFETRETLPTWDKQIQSLCYQVNQIIEKIAQTEPEWIAKTMEDQMQ encoded by the exons ATGGTGGTGACGGCAGCTGCTGTACGTCAACAACTCACGAATTTAGCGTATTCCGGTGGCTCTCATAAAGATCAAGCGGAAAA GTATCGAGTGATTTTGGACTCAATACTATCATCATCCGGCGAAGAATTGGTTGATGCTTTAAAGATATTCATTGAAGCAA tTGTAAACGAATATGTAAGTTTGGTGATCTCAAGACAGGTTTTGACAGACGTCAGTAATCGTTTGTTACTTTTACCTGATGAGATATCTAAGGCTGTTTCACATTACACATTGGACAAa ATACAACCACGGGTCATCTCTTTTGAGGAGCAAGTCGCTAGCATAAGACAACATTTAGCAGATATTTATGAACGTAATCAAAATTGGAGAGAGGCAGCTAATGTTTTAGTTGGAATACCATTAGAAACAGGGCAAAA GCAATACACAGTTGACTATAAACTTGAAACTTATCTTAAAATTGCAAGATTGTACTTAGAAGATGATGACCCAGTACAAGCTGAAGCATTTATCAATAGAGCATCTCTTTTACAA GCTGAATCCAAAAATGAACAGTTACAAATTTACTACAAAGTCTGTTATGCTAGAGTATTAGATTACAGAAGAAAGTTTATCGAAGCAGCTCAAAGATACAATGAATTATCATATAGATCTATTATACATGAAGATGAACGTATGACTGCACTTAGGAACGCTTTAATTTGTACAGTACTAGCTTCTGCAG GACAACAAAGAAGTCGTATGTTAGCAACCTTGTTTAAAGATGAACGTTGTCAACAACTTCCTGCATATTCgattcttgaaaaaatgtatttggacCGTATCATTCGACGCTCCGAACTACAAGAGTTTGAAGCTTTATTACAACCTCATCAAAAAGCATGTACAATCGATGGACTGGGATCAACTATTCTCGACCGTGCTGTTATAGAACATAACTTATTATCTGCTagtaaattatacaataatataactTTCGAAGAACTAGGTGCCTTGTTGGAAATTCCACCGACAAAAGCAGAAAAAATTGCTAGCCAAATGATTACTGAAAGTCGAATGAATGGATACATTGATCAAATTGATTCTATTGTACATTTTGAAA cACGAGAAACTTTGCCAACATGGGACAAACAAATACAATCTCTTTGCTATCAAGTGAaccaaataatagaaaaaatcgCTCAAACTGAACCAGAATGGATAGCGAAAACAATGGAAGATCAAATGCAGTAA